Within Porites lutea chromosome 2, jaPorLute2.1, whole genome shotgun sequence, the genomic segment GTCTGCCGTCAATCTTCCCCTCTTTAGGgtcctgtttacatggaggtgggggaccccacgtaggtgaggtaacccgcctagtTGGGACCACCCGCTTGACCAAATTAATCCCTCATCATAATTTGATtcagtttacatgataggtggggtgacccgccaaggaGGGTAGCCCGTTCTGCCAGACCGGATAAcctcagccggggtcaaattttgccatgtaaacgtttcagtACAATACTGTCTATCGTGTCAtacaaggtggggtaacccgcttagTCAGGGTCGGTTTCGCTATGCATCAAATTGGCGCAAAATTTACttttggcggtggctttgcatcattgaaggtaacaatagaaagccacagcactgtAGGTTGTAATAAGAGCAGCAAGAGagtgtagaagagcattaatcCACAAAACACGTTGTTCGCCagccatttttttgtttacgcgCTTAGCGatcattcaataatcttgagaaagtgcacccggCGATGGCTGGGTTGTAAGGTTGCATGTAAACGGGGTTacttttttaccccacctaagcgggttacctcacctaccttaGGTCCCcccacctccacgtaaacaAGCCCTAAGTGTTTGCAAAGGGCGTTGAGTGTCATGGGAATGATGCAAACCAGCAATGGGCGCACAATACACACACGGCCTCCTAAGACACACGCTGCGAGAACTCTGAAGGCTCCTCAGGGGTGTCAGAGGAATGAAGAAGGCTTATTACCTGTTCTACTTGCCCGAATCTCATGCCACTGGAAGTCCTAAACAGGAAATCTTTAGCAACACGCAGAGCTTCGCTGATACTAGTCTTGTTATCATAAACGGGAGAACCTTCACGCCATCTATTGATCTGTTCCTTCACTTTCTGCAAGttgttttctttgccttttAGATCACTGAACAGAAGACGAATATGTGCTCCGTGACCGAATGTAATGGCTCCAACACGCGTACCTTCGTCTGAGATTTGAAATTTTCCCACAAGATGCTTCGCGAAGTCCTTTACGAGACTAAAGTTGCCTTTAGTGTTATCCATGACGAGTCCGAGGTCGATATTACAAGCTGTAAGacgaaagaaacaacaaaaaacaaattaaataaaactatCATTTGAGTATGCCATTAGGTGAGGTCACCTAATAGAACGCACAAGCTCCTAAATAACTAAATAACGATCTCTTATGTGCCTCAGTATAACGTAAAAACTGAAAGAACACTGTACTTCAAGAACTTCTTCCaaagaattttgcgttttgaACAAATGAgattttttagcaattttttggGTCTAAATTTCTTTGGCACACCCGTTCCGCTGGTCACGAAATTGACTAGCTCATATGTGACGTCATGAGAAATAAATTCAGGAACTAAAAATCAGGATCATTTTTATGCTTGCTGTCTCTTTCTTAGGGTCGCCAGTGTTGTTGCATCTAGTTGCAACGAAGTTAGTGGCATGTTTTAACTTTTAGCAGCTGTTTCAGTGTGCAAATTGAACTCCATACTCGTTTTGTTGAATCTAAATTCACTTGTTCTTTAATTTACTTCATAGTTCCTTAATCTACCTCACAGCCCCTTTGTTTCCGAGAGGCATCCGAGAGAAGACTAAGCCGAAAGGAGAGCCAAAATGGCGAAAATTGAACGcttcaaaaaaagaaacttctAAGAAAATCACGTTGTGttcaaattgcaaaatttttgaCAGATGTCTTGGTAAGTACTTTCaattaaaagataaaatttttcaCCTTAtgagtattttaatttttttgtgaaaatgtgCTCACAGGAggagaaaaattaatttttttgcctGTGGAGAGAATCAAATCCACGTTTGGGCTGCTGAACTTGTTCAACAAGCTCCGTTACCCAATGCACACGGGTCAGACCAGAATCTGCACGCcaaaattgtttattttggtAGCTGAAAATGAACAGGTTGTGGTACATTCAGTATAATTATgacttattttatttgcaagagaCAATTATTCTGTTTGACTGACAAGGCTCGGTAGAATAAGTATTTATACAAGGGCATAGCCTTTTCTTTACTGacattgaattttttgttcatgTAGTGCCTGTCTCAACAATGCATGGCCAGACTTATTTACCTGCATTTCTGCGAAATTCATCCAGTGTTTTTATCCAAGGATAAGCAAAAGCTCGTCTGTAAGCTCGCTATCGAGAATGAAAAGTATGAAGAGTATGCGTCTTAATGAGATACTTGTTAGAATTCATAATTTTACTACATTTATACACAGTACAGGCTTTGGTTGTTTTAAAGGTTGGAAGCTCTTTTCCGACTCAAAAACTCTATCCATTAAATCGGCTAACTATAAGTAGCCCCTCGAATATGTTGAACTTCTTTTCTAAGGGGATGGACTGGGGGAAAAGTTAAATAAGTTGGTGGAGAAGGATTGACATGAAAAATACTCACTTTCAGTATAATGTTTCAACGAAATTTGACGGGTATTGTAGTTAAACTAAGCCCCATATAGAAAGTCAATTCATCAAGGCACCTATAGGAAAATTTTTTACTTAGTTTTAGCTTTGTAAGCACGCCCAGAAAAGCAGAGTCGACATGCTTTTAGAGTGCTGCGTGTGTTGGTAGGTTGTTTCAGTAGAGTTTCTTTTAGTGTTTGTTGGTAAAATGGCCGGTGAAGTGGATGTACAACTGGACGCCTAGAATTTTTTGCCATTGTCGCAACCCATCCTTTATCTTTAGAATGATTTCTGTATCACGGCtcgagaaagaaaagaagaagaaaagaaaaaacgctCAGATATAAACCGACCTCAGTATACCTATTTATAATACTGTTTCTAATGAATAAGCTTTACACAGTCCCTTCTGAATTTTAACGAAAAATCCACCAACCGAGGGAGTCTCCATGGCGAAGCACTATTTTCCGCCGTCTGAGTATTATTATTTGGTCTCAAGATTTCTGATTAACAGTGGACACAAACAGTCATGCATTAAGTAAACGTCTTTTATAAATTAATGATATACAAACTattttattctccttttaaCAACTTACTCTCACCCCTGAGCTGATTACAGTAATAAAACCTTACCACTTCGATATTGCAGACTGCAACCAGCACAATTACGGACACGAGGAGTTGTAGTCGAACCATGTTTCAGTTTCAGCCCGCAGCGCAGGTTCCTAACAACTGAATTGAAGTAAGTTGGAATGTTACTGATTATAAGCTGtcttaaaaagaaaactcaCCAGAATGAAACCGTATAAAGGTTCTCTTCAGGTCTAAAACGAAGTACATGAAAACAAAGAGCCATATACGGAGTTACCGGCACTAAAGAGCTTTACGAACTTTAAGACAAAGTCATGAATGTCGTG encodes:
- the LOC140929100 gene encoding von Willebrand factor A domain-containing protein 2-like isoform X1; the encoded protein is MVRLQLLVSVIVLVAVCNIEVRAYRRAFAYPWIKTLDEFRRNAACNIDLGLVMDNTKGNFSLVKDFAKHLVGKFQISDEGTRVGAITFGHGAHIRLLFSDLKGKENNLQKVKEQINRWREGSPVYDNKTSISEALRVAKDFLFRTSSGMRFGQVEQVLVLFTNAKQDMGQAASTLRRIQELQNKGIKIIIVGIQKPDPIELLKLAGGIENMHWLKSEGRITSIATKIYQSVCSKA